From the genome of Uranotaenia lowii strain MFRU-FL unplaced genomic scaffold, ASM2978415v1 HiC_scaffold_602, whole genome shotgun sequence, one region includes:
- the LOC129760421 gene encoding uncharacterized protein LOC129760421 isoform X1, producing MSFSNITQTQTVLTSIGTTMKSYNESIQDSAQPDITSVGTKQQHYPDNSESLNFLFIPLAVLITIMLLSVMVYLMSRRKHKIFLKHPYVPSFSFESSDLEDDNDELETEHLLKGKLRLDDPYIKGINSTRSYTEDRNELYA from the exons ATGAGCTTCAGTAATATTACTCAAACACAGACGGTTTTAACATCGATAGGAACCACGATGAAGTCCTACAACGAATCAATCCAGGATTCAGCTCAACCGGATATAACTTCCGTTGGTACCAAACAGCAACACTACCCGGACAATTCGGAGagtctaaattttttgttcatccCATTGGCTGTCCTTATTACGATAATGTTGCTGTCTGTCATG GTGTATCTGATGTCAAGACGAAAGcacaaaattttcttgaaacatccATACGTGCCCAGTTTTTCGTTCGAATCGTCAGACTTGGAAGATGATAACGACGAGTTGGAGACTGAACACTTGCTCAAGGGTAAGCTGCGTTTGGATGACCCTTACATCAAAGGTATCAATAGCACCAGAAGTTATACGGAAGATCGTAACGAACTTTATGCCTAA
- the LOC129760421 gene encoding uncharacterized protein LOC129760421 isoform X2 → MKSYNESIQDSAQPDITSVGTKQQHYPDNSESLNFLFIPLAVLITIMLLSVMVYLMSRRKHKIFLKHPYVPSFSFESSDLEDDNDELETEHLLKGKLRLDDPYIKGINSTRSYTEDRNELYA, encoded by the exons ATGAAGTCCTACAACGAATCAATCCAGGATTCAGCTCAACCGGATATAACTTCCGTTGGTACCAAACAGCAACACTACCCGGACAATTCGGAGagtctaaattttttgttcatccCATTGGCTGTCCTTATTACGATAATGTTGCTGTCTGTCATG GTGTATCTGATGTCAAGACGAAAGcacaaaattttcttgaaacatccATACGTGCCCAGTTTTTCGTTCGAATCGTCAGACTTGGAAGATGATAACGACGAGTTGGAGACTGAACACTTGCTCAAGGGTAAGCTGCGTTTGGATGACCCTTACATCAAAGGTATCAATAGCACCAGAAGTTATACGGAAGATCGTAACGAACTTTATGCCTAA
- the LOC129760418 gene encoding DALR anticodon-binding domain-containing protein 3 → MDLLVKLENKLSALFHEKFQPDKITFKYNFKQLDKLGDFVVKIVNPKCEDFARVDATSLIAEFDDSNGLSITNAEITDAGVHVFVERNSAYTTFLRTMSESYLGLDSNLEKTIKLESDVQNSTLDLLSLTDLRILSVKTVVNNLLKLNGFKIQSSEATTSDLHIKISRSSSSNGNNQINLLCGPVVCDRTKAVEYVDKRANDMQLIAQHKYGIRVKDNERFKRTISSLGRSAAIVDLLESKISSPIDMRKADKNQSSKGASFILYNYARLSVLFRTFEEKQSKGYYPVLPDIGDVDFGLLKEEDEWQLFWVYVCGYPSMLRHALGDDNLEKMAPHLVLAFASGLVISLSKYYRRIRILTENRSHLLPVMFARIQLLKVVYRILSTLLDILDLEPVTQM, encoded by the exons ATGGATTTATTAGTGAAATTAGAAAATAAGCTTTCGGCGcttttccatgaaaaattccAACCGGACAAGATCACgttcaaatataattttaaacagttggacaAACTCGGTGATTTTGTGGTCAAAATTGTGAATCCCAAATGTGAAGATTTCGCACGAGTCGATGCGACATCATTAATCGCGGAATTTGACGATTCTAACGGACTTTCGATTACCAATGCAGAAATTACGGATGCCGGGGTACACGTGTTTGTCGAACGCAACAGCGCGTATACAACATTTCTAAGAACAATGTCGGAAAGTTACTTAGGCCTTGATTCTAATTTAGAAAAGACGATTAAGCTTGAAAGTGATGTTCAAAATTCAACACTAGATTTGTTATCTTTGACGGATTTACGGATTCTGTCTGTAAAAACCGTTGTAAACAACTTACTAAAATTGAATGGATTTAAAATACAATCGTCCGAAGCGACCACGAGTGATCTGCACATTAAAATAAGTCGGAGTTCCTCCTCCAACGGTAATAATCAGATAAATTTGCTTTGTGGTCCTGTGGTATGCGACAGGACCAAAGCTGTAGAATATGTTGA TAAAAGAGCCAATGATATGCAGTTGATTGCACAGCATAAATATGGTATCAGGGTTAAGGATAATGAGCGATTTAAACGAACTATTTCCAGTCTTGGTCGATCTGCAGCAATCGTTGATTTGCTAGAATCTAAAATTTCCAGTCCAATCGATATGCGGAAAGCTGACAAAAATCAATCGAGTAAAG GAGCTTCATTTATATTGTACAATTACGCTCGACTGTCGGTACTCTTCCGAACATTTGAGGAAAAACAAAGTAAAGGATACTACCCAGTATTACCTGATATAGGAGATGTGGACTTCGGCCTTCTGAAAGAAGAG gaCGAATGGCAACTGTTTTGGGTGTACGTATGTGGTTATCCAAGCATGTTGAGACACGCACTGGGCGATGataatcttgaaaaaatggCTCCTCATTTAGTACTGGCGTTTGCGAGTGGTTTGGTTATTTCTCTAAGCAAGTACTATCGACGGATACGGATCTTAACG GAAAATCGTTCTCATCTCTTGCCGGTCATGTTTGCTAGGATACAACTACTGAAAGTGGTTTACAGGATACTTTCAACTTTATTGGATATTTTAGATTTGGAACCGGTTACGCAAATGTAA
- the LOC129760417 gene encoding protein CLEC16A homolog, which produces MFRSRSWFGGGWNRPKNRLSLDHLKYLYSVLERNTTVSENNRGLLVESLRSIAEILIWGDQNDSSVFDFFLEKNMLSYFLHIMRQKSGGSSFVCVQLLQTLNILFENIRNETSLYYLLSNNLVNSIIVHKFDFSDEDVMGYYILFLKTLSLKLNTHTIHFFYNEHTNDFPLYTEAIKFFNHPESMVRIAVRTITLNVYKVQNPNMLQFIRDKTAAPYFSNLVWFIGKHILELDACVRNDIDHQSQHRLANLVAEHLDHLHYLNDILCLDIPDLNAVLTEHLLHKLLVPLYIFSLTPSPPISMAVVTRNLAAVLNKVVDIDIKEMNNPRVSSVVALFLLSLVFLVVTHRPLINALTWVILNADHTVFKEGTAQILNAYIDNREVVALGFVQPMESLEEALESSVAGCSSYAYDQSVDEGHSSSSTSTNNEAPVSESPSPPTLSDEIEKVNITDEEKEKLMLSAYRTPETNRPFLDMVLSSLDCSENDYLALLALCLLYALANNKGVNAEWLEIVLNRSSPSGSSKYNVILIEKLLQIVTLSSQPSCRIRLVTIELTLKLLSQIIGVGTSNISASEPYRMALFSARNQSMTVLRNFYKSEDIFLDLFEDEYNEMVKTTLNVEFLCNDSTILLPPTGTPLTGISFTRRLPCGEVEKARRAIRVFFLLRKMCQSITGDRENLLPLTNPSTCVQIENALDLNNSDLIACTVVMRDGTKHRRFLVMDILQLILVEPDSKRLGWGVAKFVGFLQDVEVNGDKEDSRSLHLTIHRGGATNNRTPILSAKFMFDDHIRCMAAKQRLTKGRSKARQKKMFQIAQLLEIPGQLNDSSFPSLSTSSSSSSMLKTGNARQPREHRPLFSTSNRVPGVAAALRRDSMPSGSVSRVQINSSRSIDGDATGARRKTSYPVRRDSSQPIAVAKSREASRNRSGTPRSRESSPRVPRPRSEEIPLEDFRRSQNSSPVSLSRNSSNGPSRSHTPSRLSLEPSLATPGSSSSHHPIIINNPIMVKDASVTSAVPTVVTMGANSTTVTIPVELSPTSEETSFIAGEERQKKRGAIETV; this is translated from the exons atgttccgAAGTAGGAGTTGGTTCGGTGGAGGCTGGAACCGTCCAAAGAATCGCCTCTCGCTGGACCACCTGAAATATCTGTACAGTGTGCTGGAACGTAACACGACTGTTTCCGAGAATAATCGTGGTTTGCTCGTGGAATCTTTACGTTCTATAGCAGAAATTCTTATTTGGGGCGACCAAAATGATTCTTCCGTATtcga CTTTTTCCTCGAGAAAAATATGCTTTCATACTTCCTTCACATAATGCGTCAGAAAAGCGGGGGATCAAGCTTTGTCTGCGTTCAGCTGCTTCAAACTCTTAacattttgttcgaaaacatTCGAAACGAAACTTCCCTTT ATTATCTGCTGAGTAACAATTTGGTGAACAGCATTATCGTTCATAAGTTCGATTTCTCCGACGAAGATGTGATGGGATACTATATTCTCTTCCTGAAGACGCTGAGTCTCAAACTAAACACCCACACGATACACTTTTTCTACAATGAACATACTAACGATTTTCCACTCTATACCGAGGCGATCAAGTTCTTCAATCATCCGGAATCGATGGTTCGGATTGCGGTTCGCACCATCACGCTGAACGTATACAAGGTACAAAATCCAAACATGCTGCAGTTCATCCGGGACAAAACGGCTGCACCATACTTCAGTAACTTGGTGTGGTTCATCGGAAAACACATTCTAGAGCTTGATGCGTGCGTACGCAACGATATTGA CCATCAATCCCAGCACCGTTTAGCAAATCTCGTTGCTGAGCATCTAGATCACCTGCACTATTTGAACGATATCCTATGCTTGGATATTCCTGACCTCAATGCTGTTTTGACGGAGCATCTGCTGCATAAATTGCTGGTGCCGTTGTATATATTCTCCCTGACCCCATCACCTCCCATATCCATGGCCGTAGTGACCCGAAATTTGGCCGCTGTTCTAAACAAAGTGGTCGATATCGATATCAAGGAAATGAACAATCCACGCGTATCGAGTGTGGTCGCCCTTTTCTTGCTTTCGTTGGTATTTCTGGTCGTAACACATCGTCCACTGATCAATGCTCTAACTTGGGTTATTCTGAACGCCGATCATACTGTTTTCAAGGAGGGTACGGCTCAAATCCTGAATGCTTATATCGACAACCGCGAGGTCGTTGCCTTGGGATTCGTTCAACCCATGGAAAGTTTGGAGGAAGCGCTGGAAAGCTCTGTTGCTGGTTGCAGTTCGTATGCCTACGATCAAAGTGTAGACGAAGGCCACAGTAGCAGCAGCACTTCAACAAATAATGAGGCCCCTGTTTCAG AATCACCTAGCCCTCCGACTCTTTCAGATGAAATAGAAAAAGTGAACATTACAGACGAGGAAAAGGAAAAACTTATGCTAAGTGCATATCGAACCCCGGAAACGAACAGACCCTTTTTGGATATGGTACTTTCTTCTTTGGATTGCTCCGAGAACGACTATCTAGCCCTCCTAGCCCTCTGCTTACTCTACGCCCTTGCAAATAATAaag GTGTCAATGCCGAATGGCTAGAGATCGTCTTGAATCGGTCGTCCCCGAGTGGGAGTTCCAAGTACAATGTTATCCTTATAgaaaaattgttacaaattGTAACGCTTTCCAGCCAACCTT catGTCGCATACGTTTGGTAACAATCGAGCTTACGTTAAAACTTTTGTCACAAATAATCGGCGTTGGAACCAGCAATATCAGTGCTAGCGAACCCTACAGAATGGCTCTGTTTTCCGCCCGAAATCAGAGCATGACTGTGTTGAGGAACTTCTACAAATCAGAGGACATTTTCCTAGACTTGTTTGAAGACGA GTACAACGAAATGGTGAAGACCACTCTGAACGTGGAGTTCCTGTGTAATGACTCGACCATTTTGCTTCCGCCGACTGGAACCCCGCTAACCGGGATCAGTTTTACCCGGCGACTTCCCTGTGGTGAGGTCGAGAAGGCCCGCCGCGCCATCCGGGTGTTCTTTTTGCTGCGGAAAATGTGCCAAAGCATCACCGGCGATAGGGAAAATCTGCTCCCGTTGACCAACCCGAGTACGTGCGTGCAGATTGAGAATGCACTGGATTTGA ATAATAGCGATCTGATCGCTTGCACGGTTGTGATGCGTGATGGCACGAAGCACCGGCGATTTTTGGTGATGGATATTCTACAGCTTATTTTGGTTGAGCCTGACAGCAAACGATTGGGATGGGGTGTGGCAAAATTTGTAGGTTTCCTACAGGACGTTGAGGTCAACGGAGACAAGGAGGACTCGCGTAGTTTGCACCTGACGATCCACCGCGGAGGGGCAACGAATAATCGTACACCAATTCTTTCGGCAAAGTTCATGTTCGATGATCATATCCGCTGTATGGCAGCAAAGCAGAGACTCACCAAAGGACGCAGTAAAGCTCGACagaagaaaatgtttcaaatcgCTCAACTGTTGGAGATCCCGGGGCAGTTGAATGATAGTTCGTTCCCATCGCTGAGTACATCGAGCTCGTCTAGCTCTATGCTAAAGACGGGTAACGCTAGACAACCTCGAGAGCATCGCCCTTTGTTTTCGACGAGCAATCGAGTACCGGGTGTTGCTGCAGCATTGAGACGCGATAGCATGCCGTCGGGAAGTGTTAGTCGCGTTCAAATCAATTCAAGTCGTTCCATCGATGG GGATGCCACTGGTGCCCGCCGCAAGACTTCTTATCCGGTTCGGCGAGATAGCAGCCAACCGATTGCCGTGGCTAAATCCCGTGAAGCATCTCGAAATCGCTCCGGCACTCCAAGATCTCGAGAATCCAGCCCTCGAGTACCGAGACCGCGATCGGAAGAAATTCCATTGGAAGATTTCAGACGATCACAAAACTCGAGTCCGGTATCGCTTTCGCGCAACTCATCCAACGGCCCATCGCGTTCCCATACTCCATCGAGGTTGAGCTTAGAACCTTCATTGGCTACTCCCGGGAGCAGTTCGTCGCATCATCCGATAATCATCAACAATCCTATCATGGTGAAGGACGCATCGGTAACGTCGGCAGTTCCAACGGTTGTAACGATGGGAGCCAATTCAACAACTGTCACTATACCGGTTGAACTTAGTCCCACATCCGAGGAGACTTCGTTTATCGCTGGTGAAGAGCGACAGAAGAAACGAGGCGCCATCGAAACCGTTTAG